From a single Phycisphaeraceae bacterium genomic region:
- the lpxA gene encoding acyl-ACP--UDP-N-acetylglucosamine O-acyltransferase, which translates to MSTTHAREPSLLHDDLPPPDASGRRVHPGAFVHATAELGEGVTIGAGARVGPRCVIGDRTVLHPGAIVVSHTTMGADNAVHPFAVIGGDPQDRAYKPDNPGRVVIGDRNIFREHVTVSRSTGDERPTRIGSGCMFMANAHAGHNAIVGNSVVLVNSAVLAGWTEVGDNTTLSGFAGVHQFCRVGEGVILQGGSIATKHIPPFTICSSFNQIAGLNRVGIRRNPALTPRERSDIRDAFRAFYAGREVRSFAERLSALEKLDLAPAAERFRAFIVNAANEQGRFKRGVAPKRVRRHAQDSGDDAE; encoded by the coding sequence GTGAGCACCACCCACGCCCGCGAGCCCTCGCTTCTCCACGACGACCTCCCGCCCCCCGACGCGTCGGGGCGGAGGGTCCACCCCGGCGCGTTCGTGCACGCGACCGCCGAGCTGGGCGAGGGCGTGACGATCGGCGCCGGCGCACGCGTCGGCCCGCGCTGCGTCATCGGCGACCGCACCGTGCTGCACCCCGGCGCGATCGTGGTCAGCCACACAACCATGGGCGCCGACAACGCGGTCCACCCCTTCGCCGTCATCGGGGGAGACCCGCAGGACCGCGCGTACAAGCCCGACAACCCCGGGCGCGTCGTCATCGGCGACCGCAACATCTTCCGCGAGCACGTCACCGTCTCGCGCAGCACCGGCGACGAGCGACCCACCCGCATCGGCAGCGGGTGCATGTTCATGGCCAACGCCCACGCCGGGCACAACGCGATCGTCGGCAACAGCGTGGTGCTCGTGAACAGCGCCGTGCTCGCCGGCTGGACCGAGGTGGGCGACAACACCACGCTCTCGGGCTTCGCCGGGGTGCACCAGTTCTGTCGCGTGGGAGAGGGCGTGATCCTGCAGGGCGGCTCGATCGCGACCAAGCACATCCCGCCCTTCACGATCTGCTCGTCCTTCAACCAGATCGCGGGCCTGAACCGCGTGGGCATCCGGCGCAATCCCGCGCTGACGCCGCGCGAGCGCTCCGACATCCGCGACGCGTTCCGCGCGTTCTACGCCGGGCGAGAGGTGCGCTCCTTCGCCGAGCGCCTGAGCGCCCTCGAAAAACTCGACCTCGCGCCCGCCGCCGAACGCTTCCGCGCCTTCATCGTGAACGCGGCCAACGAGCAGGGGCGTTTCAAGCGGGGCGTCGCGCCCAAGCGCGTGCGCCGCCACGCCCAGGACAGCGGGGACGACGCCGAATGA
- the fabG gene encoding 3-oxoacyl-ACP reductase FabG: MSAAAQPTTGTERRVALVTGASRGIGEAIAFRLAMDGRRVILAARSEGPLKDVASKIEEHCGAGSAGVLAVDVGDPKALQEGVEGVIEREGRLDILVNNAGITRDGLALRMSDEDFMDVLRVNLLSAFVASRAAARAMMRGKFGRIVSIGSTSGVVGNAGQANYAAAKAGLIGLTKSLARELGAKGVTANVVAPGFIQTAMTDVLPDAVKGKVMEAMAVRRLGVPEDIAAAVAYMTSDDAGYLTGQVLCVDGGLTMC, from the coding sequence GTGAGCGCAGCAGCACAGCCCACCACCGGAACCGAGCGTCGAGTCGCGCTTGTCACCGGCGCGAGCCGCGGCATCGGCGAAGCCATCGCGTTCCGGCTCGCCATGGACGGGCGACGCGTCATCCTCGCGGCGCGCAGCGAGGGCCCGCTCAAGGATGTCGCGTCGAAGATCGAGGAGCACTGCGGCGCCGGCAGCGCGGGCGTGCTGGCGGTCGACGTCGGCGACCCGAAGGCCCTGCAGGAGGGCGTCGAGGGCGTGATCGAGCGCGAGGGACGGCTCGACATCCTCGTGAACAACGCCGGCATCACGCGCGACGGGCTCGCCCTGCGTATGAGCGACGAGGACTTCATGGATGTGCTGCGCGTCAACCTGCTGAGCGCGTTCGTCGCGTCGAGGGCGGCGGCCAGGGCGATGATGCGCGGGAAGTTCGGGCGCATCGTCAGCATCGGCAGCACCTCGGGCGTGGTCGGCAACGCCGGGCAGGCGAACTACGCCGCCGCCAAGGCGGGGCTGATCGGGCTGACCAAGTCGCTCGCGCGCGAGCTGGGCGCCAAGGGCGTGACGGCGAACGTCGTCGCCCCCGGGTTCATCCAGACCGCGATGACCGATGTGCTGCCCGACGCCGTGAAGGGCAAGGTGATGGAGGCGATGGCGGTCCGCCGGCTCGGGGTCCCCGAGGACATCGCCGCCGCCGTCGCGTACATGACCAGCGACGACGCGGGGTATCTGACGGGTCAGGTGCTCTGCGTCGACGGCGGGCTGACGATGTGCTGA
- a CDS encoding 16S rRNA (uracil(1498)-N(3))-methyltransferase codes for MARRHRLFLADLPDDPDDLLVVEGDEAEHARRVRRAAPGDAATVFTGRGLVLECEVADTRRVLTLRVLERHEVERDRPIVDVWAATPKGSRADDMIDSLSQAGAASWVPMETALSVVEPRKNKLDRMTRIAAESAKQSLRAWTMRVDDQGSFKEALNAGRASLVIADQSGEPYQPGGSDHIRLLIGPEGGWTDAELDAAKGAGARVACFGPHVMRIEVAAPVACAIVLDQERRARATRQD; via the coding sequence ATGGCCAGACGACACCGCCTCTTCCTCGCCGACCTCCCCGACGACCCCGACGACCTCCTCGTCGTCGAGGGCGACGAGGCCGAGCACGCCCGGCGCGTCCGACGCGCCGCCCCGGGCGACGCCGCCACGGTCTTCACCGGGCGGGGGCTCGTCCTCGAGTGCGAGGTCGCCGACACCAGGCGCGTGCTCACGCTGCGCGTGCTCGAGCGCCACGAGGTCGAACGCGACCGACCGATCGTCGATGTCTGGGCCGCCACCCCCAAGGGCAGCCGCGCCGACGACATGATCGATTCGCTCAGCCAGGCGGGCGCCGCGTCGTGGGTCCCGATGGAGACGGCTCTGTCCGTCGTCGAGCCGCGCAAGAACAAACTCGATCGCATGACGCGCATCGCCGCCGAGTCGGCCAAGCAGTCCCTGCGCGCGTGGACGATGCGCGTCGACGACCAGGGCTCCTTCAAGGAAGCCCTCAACGCCGGGCGGGCGTCGCTCGTGATCGCCGATCAGTCGGGCGAGCCCTACCAGCCCGGCGGCAGCGACCACATCCGCCTGCTCATCGGCCCCGAGGGCGGCTGGACGGACGCCGAACTCGACGCCGCGAAAGGCGCCGGCGCGCGCGTCGCGTGCTTCGGCCCTCATGTGATGCGGATCGAGGTCGCCGCCCCGGTCGCGTGCGCCATCGTCCTCGATCAGGAACGCCGCGCCCGCGCCACGCGTCAGGACTGA
- a CDS encoding SpoIIE family protein phosphatase, translated as MTRHLSNSDRPITLIAPGRVEEAQARVWRRIASYWPSRAQPPVVQLMEFDDALRHPEQIAGSAALVIYHDDEPPPVTLHALADALQAKMIPAIALIPRLAEHPSRIAGDEILQMDSATTPVIVAAAMYALVERQPTIDNLLHENTSLRRFQQGLRGQIEKVNEELQLASQVQRDFLPRELPRVAGLELAAFFRPCGYVSGDIYDIQRLDDRHIGFFVADAVGHGVPAALMTMALARTLHMAEIRGEHGEVVSPGEALGRLNREMIRRHGSTPRFATAVYGVIDLQAMRVTVAGAGHPPPLRVRAAGIEPVTTQGSLLGVFPDDSYEEISFDLSDDEVLVIHTDGFETAFPESHADNHSRRIPTGNYLQHFQDMYHAIARASVDDYERDPRFHARAGLVHPDRGRLDAGLAELAHRLDNHAGSLHQIDDLTAIVLAKGASSGQGLEGGRRSRAA; from the coding sequence GTGACGAGGCATCTGTCCAACTCGGACCGTCCGATTACCCTGATCGCGCCCGGTCGCGTCGAAGAGGCGCAGGCGCGCGTGTGGCGACGCATCGCGTCCTACTGGCCTTCGCGCGCCCAGCCCCCGGTCGTGCAGCTCATGGAGTTCGACGACGCGCTGCGCCACCCCGAACAGATCGCCGGCAGCGCCGCGCTGGTCATCTATCACGACGACGAGCCGCCGCCGGTCACGCTGCACGCGCTGGCCGACGCGCTGCAGGCCAAGATGATCCCGGCGATCGCGCTCATCCCTCGCCTGGCGGAGCACCCCTCGCGCATCGCGGGCGACGAGATCCTCCAGATGGACAGCGCGACGACGCCCGTCATCGTCGCCGCCGCCATGTACGCGCTCGTGGAGCGCCAGCCCACCATCGACAACCTGCTCCACGAGAACACCTCGCTGCGGCGCTTCCAGCAGGGTCTGCGAGGCCAGATCGAGAAGGTCAACGAGGAGCTGCAGCTCGCCAGCCAGGTCCAGCGCGACTTCCTCCCTCGCGAGCTGCCTCGCGTCGCGGGGCTCGAGCTCGCCGCCTTCTTCCGGCCCTGCGGGTATGTCAGCGGCGATATCTACGACATCCAGCGCCTCGACGACCGGCACATCGGCTTTTTCGTCGCCGACGCCGTCGGCCACGGCGTGCCGGCGGCGCTCATGACCATGGCCCTCGCGCGCACGCTCCACATGGCCGAGATCCGCGGCGAGCACGGCGAGGTCGTCTCGCCCGGCGAGGCGCTCGGGCGACTCAACCGCGAGATGATCCGCCGGCACGGCTCCACGCCACGCTTCGCGACGGCGGTCTACGGCGTCATCGACCTTCAGGCCATGCGCGTGACGGTCGCCGGCGCCGGGCACCCGCCCCCCCTGCGCGTTCGCGCCGCAGGCATCGAGCCCGTGACCACGCAGGGCAGTCTGCTGGGCGTCTTCCCCGACGATTCCTACGAAGAGATCTCCTTCGACCTGAGCGACGACGAGGTGCTGGTCATCCACACCGACGGGTTCGAGACCGCCTTCCCCGAATCGCACGCCGACAACCACTCGCGGCGCATCCCCACCGGCAACTACCTGCAGCACTTCCAGGACATGTACCACGCCATCGCGCGGGCGAGCGTCGACGACTACGAGCGCGACCCCCGCTTCCACGCGCGCGCCGGCCTGGTGCATCCGGACCGGGGGCGCCTGGACGCCGGCCTCGCCGAGCTCGCGCACCGGCTCGACAACCACGCCGGCTCGCTCCACCAGATCGACGACCTGACCGCGATCGTGCTCGCCAAGGGCGCAAGCAGCGGGCAGGGCCTCGAGGGCGGGCGTCGCTCACGCGCCGCGTGA
- the fabF gene encoding beta-ketoacyl-ACP synthase II gives MSQHSRSSAHPRRVVVTGMGAVTNLGLDAPTTWDAMLSGRSGISLIKGEEFDRWSDQWSVKIGGQIHDFDPAMRIDKREARRLDRFAQLGVTAAIEAVSHSGIDFSKEDPTRCGAVIGSGVGGISTIEAGVETLLDKGPDRLSPFTVTRLMINAVAGDVSIRFNLQGPTSAHATACASSGNAIADAIGVIRRGEADVMLAGGAEGAVTPICLAAFMTMRALSQRNDDPTRASRPFDRERDGFVLSEGAGVFVLEEEEHARKRGATIYAELAGFGMSTDAYHITAPDEKGRGASRSMTWAMQDAGLNPSEVDYINSHGTSTPLGDAAEVAAVTTVFGDHALASKGGKLLMSSTKSMHGHTLGASGAVEMLACINALRHGVAPPTINLENPSDGFDIDFCANKPRERKLRVALNNTFGFGGHNVTLVLKAYA, from the coding sequence ATGTCCCAGCACTCCCGATCCAGTGCGCACCCGCGCCGCGTCGTCGTGACGGGCATGGGCGCCGTCACCAATCTCGGCCTCGACGCCCCCACCACCTGGGACGCGATGCTCTCGGGTCGCTCGGGCATCTCGCTCATCAAGGGCGAAGAGTTCGATCGCTGGAGCGACCAGTGGTCCGTCAAGATCGGCGGGCAGATCCACGACTTTGATCCCGCGATGCGCATCGACAAGCGCGAGGCGCGCCGCCTCGACCGCTTCGCCCAGCTCGGCGTCACCGCCGCGATCGAAGCGGTTTCCCACAGCGGGATCGACTTCTCGAAGGAAGACCCGACGCGCTGCGGCGCCGTCATCGGCTCTGGCGTCGGAGGCATCTCGACCATCGAGGCAGGCGTCGAGACGCTCCTCGACAAGGGCCCCGACCGGCTCAGCCCCTTCACCGTCACGCGCCTCATGATCAACGCCGTCGCGGGCGATGTCTCGATCCGCTTCAACCTCCAGGGCCCAACCAGCGCCCACGCGACCGCCTGCGCCTCGTCGGGCAACGCGATCGCCGACGCGATCGGCGTCATCCGTCGCGGCGAGGCCGATGTCATGCTCGCCGGAGGCGCCGAGGGCGCCGTCACCCCCATCTGCCTCGCGGCGTTCATGACCATGCGCGCCCTCTCGCAGCGCAACGACGACCCCACCCGCGCCTCGCGGCCGTTCGATCGCGAACGCGACGGGTTCGTCCTCTCCGAGGGCGCGGGCGTCTTCGTCCTCGAAGAGGAAGAGCACGCCAGGAAGCGCGGCGCCACGATCTACGCCGAGCTCGCCGGCTTCGGCATGTCCACCGACGCTTACCACATCACAGCCCCCGACGAGAAGGGGCGCGGCGCGTCGCGCTCCATGACCTGGGCGATGCAGGACGCGGGTCTCAACCCCTCCGAGGTCGACTACATCAACTCCCACGGCACCAGCACGCCCCTGGGCGACGCCGCCGAGGTCGCCGCCGTCACGACCGTCTTCGGAGACCACGCCCTCGCCAGCAAGGGCGGGAAGCTCCTGATGTCCAGCACCAAGTCGATGCACGGGCACACCCTGGGCGCGTCGGGCGCCGTCGAGATGCTCGCCTGCATCAACGCCCTCCGCCACGGCGTCGCCCCCCCCACCATCAACCTCGAGAACCCCAGCGACGGGTTCGACATCGACTTCTGCGCCAACAAGCCGCGCGAACGCAAGCTCCGCGTCGCGCTCAACAACACCTTCGGCTTCGGCGGGCACAACGTCACCCTCGTGCTCAAGGCGTACGCCTGA
- the acpP gene encoding acyl carrier protein has protein sequence MHAHAGGLAVTEADIEAKVIDIVAEQMGVEKSEITRDTSFVNDLNADSLDTVELVMEFEDAFDTSIPDEEAEKIGTVGQAISFIKTALAQKA, from the coding sequence ATGCATGCCCACGCTGGAGGACTTGCCGTGACTGAAGCGGATATTGAAGCCAAGGTGATCGACATCGTCGCCGAGCAGATGGGCGTCGAGAAGAGCGAGATCACTCGCGATACGAGCTTTGTGAACGACCTGAACGCCGACTCGCTCGACACCGTCGAGCTGGTCATGGAGTTCGAGGACGCGTTCGACACCTCGATCCCCGACGAGGAGGCCGAGAAGATCGGCACCGTCGGCCAGGCGATCTCTTTCATCAAGACCGCGCTGGCGCAGAAGGCCTGA
- a CDS encoding 4a-hydroxytetrahydrobiopterin dehydratase: MQKLETPQIEERLKLIPEWSETNGAIQRTYLFKDFAGAIRFVNRVADLAEGADHHPDILIRYNKVTLTLSTHDAGGITGKDFDLATKADKAV, translated from the coding sequence ATGCAGAAGCTCGAAACCCCGCAGATCGAGGAGCGCCTGAAGCTCATCCCCGAGTGGTCCGAGACCAACGGCGCCATCCAGCGGACCTACCTGTTCAAAGACTTCGCCGGCGCGATCCGCTTCGTGAACCGCGTCGCCGATCTCGCCGAGGGCGCCGACCACCACCCCGACATCCTCATCCGCTACAACAAGGTCACCCTGACCCTCTCCACCCACGACGCCGGCGGCATCACGGGCAAAGACTTCGACCTGGCGACGAAGGCGGATAAGGCGGTGTGA
- a CDS encoding LEA type 2 family protein, protein MTQPQRPASALPRLTPATHRGLVAIATMALASLFGCSSSAPPTIRVTDARIVEQTSEGVSMVFVLEGTNTNTEEIPLQRVLYSLVIDGQRVFRGERMAEATLRRRGSQTFFLPVSARWEDLPGPARAEGDERVIGYELRGSLQYIAPGALAEVFFDTGMRRPTLHFSIPGELVVTDEGVTTR, encoded by the coding sequence GTGACCCAGCCCCAACGCCCAGCCAGCGCCCTCCCCCGCCTCACCCCGGCCACCCACCGGGGCCTCGTCGCGATCGCGACGATGGCGCTCGCGTCGCTGTTCGGCTGTTCTTCCAGCGCACCGCCCACGATCCGCGTCACCGACGCACGCATCGTCGAACAGACCAGCGAGGGCGTCTCGATGGTCTTCGTCCTCGAAGGCACGAACACAAACACCGAAGAGATCCCGCTCCAGCGAGTCCTCTACTCGCTCGTCATCGACGGGCAGCGCGTCTTTCGCGGCGAGCGCATGGCCGAAGCGACGCTCAGGCGGCGCGGCTCCCAGACATTCTTCCTGCCCGTTTCCGCGAGGTGGGAGGACCTCCCCGGCCCGGCGCGCGCCGAGGGCGACGAGCGGGTCATCGGCTACGAACTCCGCGGCTCGCTCCAGTACATCGCGCCGGGCGCGCTCGCCGAGGTGTTCTTCGACACGGGCATGCGCAGGCCGACGCTCCACTTCTCCATCCCCGGCGAGCTCGTCGTCACCGACGAGGGCGTGACGACCCGCTGA
- a CDS encoding DUF192 domain-containing protein yields the protein MATRMTLHTTLLTTGVLALGALGACSSGENAGNSRAPSGLPTAPVAVKGERFVMELALDDASRIKGLSGRAEIDPKGGMLFVFPTSQRREFVMRDCPVPIDIAFLDPSGRVVAVHAMVPEEPKRENETDFEYENRLKRYSSRFPAQFAVETAGGRLTALGLREGELVVFDVEGLKRRAQ from the coding sequence ATGGCTACTCGGATGACGCTTCACACCACGCTGCTGACGACCGGGGTTCTCGCGCTGGGCGCGCTCGGCGCGTGCTCGTCGGGCGAGAACGCCGGGAACTCGCGCGCGCCCAGCGGCCTGCCGACGGCGCCCGTCGCCGTGAAGGGCGAGCGTTTCGTGATGGAGCTGGCCCTCGACGACGCGTCGCGCATCAAGGGCCTCTCGGGGCGCGCCGAGATCGACCCCAAAGGCGGGATGCTGTTCGTGTTCCCGACCTCGCAGCGGCGCGAGTTCGTGATGCGCGACTGCCCCGTGCCCATCGACATCGCCTTTCTGGACCCGTCCGGTCGCGTGGTCGCTGTGCACGCGATGGTCCCAGAAGAACCCAAGCGCGAGAACGAGACGGATTTCGAGTACGAGAACCGCCTGAAGCGTTATTCGAGCCGCTTCCCGGCGCAGTTCGCGGTCGAGACGGCCGGGGGACGCCTGACGGCTCTGGGGCTCAGGGAAGGCGAACTGGTGGTCTTCGACGTGGAAGGGCTCAAGCGCCGGGCGCAGTAG
- a CDS encoding ACP S-malonyltransferase, whose protein sequence is MTTDPASSMILLCPGQGAQRVGMGKAWFDASPEAARTFAAADQHLAQPRFEKSMQGRLLSEICFAGPEETVNRTDIAQPAIFVSSVACWHAMVARGVDPSRVVATAGLSLGEYTALHLAGALSFTDALTLVALRGRAMQDAAEASKGSMVALIGADDEQAQRVCDDTLSAMGAGEVLVPANYNAPGQIVLSGSVGACAKAVEVGSAMGLRATALTVAGAFHSPLMRPAADRLAAALEEVEVRTPSKVVVSNVTGVPHGTGPDQGRDVPGAIRARLVEQLMAPVKWSQSCAWMIANLRGEHHELAPGKVLSGLMRRIDRAVKVTTHDEPGE, encoded by the coding sequence ATGACCACCGACCCAGCTTCCAGCATGATCCTGCTCTGTCCCGGCCAGGGCGCGCAGCGCGTCGGGATGGGCAAGGCCTGGTTCGACGCTTCCCCGGAAGCCGCGCGGACCTTCGCCGCCGCCGACCAGCACCTCGCGCAGCCCCGCTTCGAGAAATCGATGCAGGGGCGCCTGCTGAGCGAGATCTGTTTCGCCGGCCCCGAGGAGACCGTCAACCGCACCGACATCGCCCAGCCGGCGATCTTCGTGTCGTCGGTCGCGTGCTGGCACGCGATGGTTGCTCGCGGCGTCGATCCCTCGCGCGTGGTCGCGACCGCCGGGCTCTCACTCGGCGAGTACACGGCGCTCCACCTCGCCGGCGCGCTGAGCTTCACCGATGCGCTCACGCTCGTCGCCCTTCGAGGGCGCGCGATGCAGGACGCCGCCGAAGCGAGCAAGGGGTCGATGGTCGCGCTGATCGGCGCCGACGACGAACAGGCCCAGCGGGTCTGTGACGACACGCTGTCGGCGATGGGCGCCGGCGAGGTGCTCGTCCCTGCGAACTACAACGCGCCCGGGCAGATCGTCCTCTCGGGCAGCGTCGGCGCGTGCGCGAAGGCGGTCGAGGTCGGGTCGGCGATGGGGCTGCGCGCGACGGCGCTCACGGTCGCCGGCGCGTTCCACTCGCCCCTGATGCGCCCGGCCGCCGACCGTCTGGCCGCCGCCCTCGAGGAGGTCGAGGTCCGGACCCCGTCGAAAGTGGTCGTCTCGAACGTGACCGGCGTCCCCCACGGGACGGGCCCCGACCAGGGGCGCGATGTCCCCGGGGCGATCCGCGCGCGACTCGTCGAGCAGCTGATGGCGCCCGTGAAGTGGTCCCAGTCGTGCGCGTGGATGATCGCGAACCTGCGAGGCGAACACCACGAGCTCGCCCCCGGTAAAGTGCTCTCAGGACTGATGAGGCGCATCGACCGCGCCGTGAAGGTGACGACCCATGATGAACCGGGCGAATAA
- a CDS encoding ComEC/Rec2 family competence protein translates to MFLFRRPGIASFAALASGVWLSQRVEPSSAPALWAVAAMCAACAITTALPARRWGWAALVVGGVALGYLAGAARTHSYPSDSVALAMGEGRTLVRVEGILLEDARVEPQQRGEFARFVRDAPATRVPLRVTALEREGVFVRASGTLWMRIDGVTHALRAGSVVRVTGHALPVEPPQNPGERDFRPLARQRNLAGRLLVPTPGLIGPASETEGEHRAWRAFLRARADLRRAASSWTDRLDVDARSRAMLGAALLGEREGAYRDVQDRFARVGLAHLLAISGLHLGLFAWFTLGLVRALRVARRVEPLLVAAGVIVYLLIVPANAPIVRAAIMTLAFLAAESTGRRYDRLNLLAWTACALVLARPLDLLSPGFQLSFLAVAALIVLAGPLRDAMLRRVGLFTEDPDERGVRHLVASACAAALAAGVTAWAVTTPVVMFHVGVLSPLGAPLSALAVPVFAAILGVGYLAMFLGAIAPSVAVALAPALGAMADLFLRATRWCESVPLSSMTTPPVPAWWAALATVCAWRVVRGGTRDAGATVAAILLCAFVGVSAMRSPAPEPGVALRIDTLSVGDGSCHLVRDATGGTMLWDCGSTWVGVGERDIPEALRALGVWRLDTLVISHPNLDHYSGALDTARRVRPREAIVGESLVHEARRDPFGPVAHLLARLREIGVPVRTVASGDEIRIGALRAETLWPPSGFAAQRPNDDSIVLRVRVPINDGASGGERVAMLFGDLEPAGMRGLLEREPGLRADVIEAPHHGSFRPGAVEFVRGLVPGVVVQSTGPSRLHDERWDDAKRGREWWITARDGAITTRLFDDGAIFSGSSRPRR, encoded by the coding sequence GTGTTTCTCTTCCGCCGACCAGGCATCGCGTCGTTCGCTGCGCTCGCGTCGGGCGTGTGGCTCTCGCAGCGAGTCGAGCCGTCCAGTGCGCCGGCGTTGTGGGCGGTCGCGGCGATGTGCGCGGCGTGCGCGATCACTACGGCGCTGCCGGCGCGACGCTGGGGTTGGGCGGCGCTGGTCGTGGGCGGCGTGGCGCTGGGGTATCTCGCCGGCGCGGCGCGGACGCACTCGTACCCCTCCGACAGCGTGGCGCTGGCGATGGGGGAGGGGCGCACGCTGGTGCGCGTGGAGGGGATTCTGCTGGAGGACGCGCGGGTGGAGCCGCAGCAGCGCGGCGAGTTCGCGAGATTCGTGCGCGACGCGCCGGCGACACGCGTGCCCCTGCGCGTGACGGCGCTGGAGCGCGAAGGCGTGTTTGTGCGCGCGTCCGGCACGCTGTGGATGCGAATCGACGGCGTGACGCACGCGCTGCGCGCCGGGAGCGTGGTGCGCGTGACCGGGCACGCGCTGCCGGTCGAGCCGCCGCAGAACCCCGGGGAGCGCGACTTCAGGCCGCTCGCGCGACAGCGAAACCTGGCGGGTCGCCTGCTGGTCCCGACCCCGGGCCTCATCGGGCCGGCGAGCGAGACCGAGGGCGAGCATCGGGCGTGGCGAGCGTTCCTGCGCGCGCGGGCGGACCTTCGACGTGCCGCGTCGTCGTGGACGGACCGGCTCGACGTCGACGCCCGCTCGAGGGCGATGCTCGGGGCGGCCCTGCTCGGCGAACGCGAGGGCGCGTACCGCGATGTGCAGGACCGCTTCGCGAGGGTCGGGCTCGCGCACCTGCTGGCGATCAGCGGCCTGCACCTCGGGCTGTTCGCGTGGTTCACGCTCGGGCTCGTGCGTGCGCTGCGCGTCGCACGGCGCGTCGAACCCCTGCTCGTCGCGGCCGGCGTGATCGTCTACCTGCTCATCGTTCCGGCCAATGCGCCGATCGTGCGCGCCGCGATCATGACGCTCGCGTTCCTCGCGGCCGAGAGCACGGGGAGGCGATACGACCGGCTCAACCTCCTCGCGTGGACGGCGTGCGCCCTGGTGCTCGCGCGCCCGCTCGACCTGCTGTCCCCGGGCTTTCAGCTGAGTTTCCTCGCGGTCGCGGCGCTGATCGTGCTCGCCGGGCCGCTGCGCGACGCGATGCTTCGGCGCGTGGGGCTTTTCACCGAAGACCCCGACGAGCGAGGCGTGAGGCACCTTGTCGCGTCGGCGTGCGCCGCGGCGCTCGCGGCGGGCGTGACGGCGTGGGCGGTGACGACGCCGGTCGTCATGTTCCACGTCGGGGTGCTCTCGCCGCTGGGGGCGCCGCTCTCGGCGCTCGCGGTCCCGGTGTTCGCGGCGATCCTCGGGGTGGGCTACCTCGCGATGTTCCTCGGCGCGATCGCGCCCAGCGTCGCCGTCGCGCTCGCGCCGGCGCTTGGCGCGATGGCCGACCTGTTCCTGCGCGCGACGCGATGGTGCGAGTCGGTCCCGCTCTCGTCGATGACGACGCCGCCGGTCCCGGCGTGGTGGGCGGCGCTGGCGACGGTCTGCGCATGGCGCGTCGTGAGGGGCGGGACGCGCGACGCCGGCGCGACTGTCGCGGCGATTCTCCTCTGCGCGTTTGTCGGCGTCTCGGCGATGCGATCGCCCGCGCCCGAGCCGGGCGTCGCGCTGCGCATCGACACGCTCTCGGTGGGAGACGGGTCGTGCCACCTCGTGCGCGACGCGACCGGCGGGACGATGCTGTGGGATTGCGGCTCGACCTGGGTGGGCGTCGGGGAGCGCGACATCCCCGAGGCGCTGCGCGCCCTGGGCGTGTGGCGGCTCGACACGCTGGTCATCAGCCACCCCAATCTCGATCACTACTCGGGCGCGCTCGACACGGCGCGCCGCGTGCGCCCGCGCGAAGCGATCGTGGGTGAGTCGCTCGTCCACGAGGCGCGGCGAGACCCGTTCGGGCCCGTCGCGCATCTGCTCGCGCGCCTCCGCGAGATCGGCGTCCCGGTCCGCACCGTCGCGTCGGGCGACGAGATCCGGATCGGCGCGCTCCGGGCCGAGACCCTCTGGCCGCCCAGCGGGTTCGCGGCCCAGCGCCCCAACGACGATTCGATCGTACTGCGAGTGCGCGTGCCGATCAACGACGGAGCGTCGGGCGGGGAGCGCGTCGCGATGCTGTTCGGCGACCTCGAGCCGGCCGGGATGCGAGGGCTGCTGGAGCGTGAGCCCGGGCTGCGCGCCGATGTCATCGAGGCGCCGCACCACGGGAGTTTCCGGCCGGGGGCCGTCGAGTTTGTCCGGGGGCTTGTGCCCGGTGTGGTCGTGCAATCGACCGGCCCGTCGCGTCTTCACGACGAGCGATGGGACGACGCGAAGCGAGGGCGGGAGTGGTGGATCACGGCGCGCGACGGCGCGATCACGACGCGTCTTTTCGACGACGGCGCGATCTTCAGCGGGTCGTCACGCCCTCGTCGGTGA